The sequence ATTTGGGTAATAACGACAAAATAACCAAGCTTTCTTCCCCATTCCTTAAACCTGAATATGCCTATACCGGCAAGCGGACTTAATACGGCAAGGGAATGAAAATATACAGTGATTATAGTTGGAGTTATTTCCTGCATCCAACCCAGAATAATCAACCAGTGAACGACACCACCTAAGCAGAATCCAATACCGGTTATTTTAATGACGGATCTGATCATTTGGTATGAAAATGAAAAAGCAGCGGCATCAATTGTGTTTTGAGCAGCTGCTTTTTTATTTACTGCAATCTTTTAATTATGAATTCTTTCTTCTGCCTATGCCTGCCATCCCAAGAAGACCTATACCAAACAGCACCATAGTGGTAGGTTCAGGTATTGCCTGTCCAATGCCACTCGCGTTTCCGGAAAGGTCCCATTCCATGGGGTTCAGAGGATCTAAATTATCGCTGAGTTCGTAAGATAACTCCATATCCGCACCGTCTGACATTTGATTTGTGTCATAATATGCTGCCCAAAGGCCGCCTGTTACATCAAAAAGAACATCGCCATCATATGTGTTTGTTGAAGTTTCATATGTCGATTTCAGGTCGTACACAAAAGTGGTTCCATTTGCGTCTGTTCCTAATAAATCGTGCCCAGCAAGACTCAGAAGCAGGACACTATCACCACCGTCTGCTCCACCACCCAAATAATCATAATCAGGGGTCGGATCCGCGTAAATATTGAGTAAAGTATTTACTGAATAAAGTTCTGCAGTGAATTCACCAGCCCCACCTATAGCGCCAGGATTCCAGAGCACATCATCTGCGCCTGTCACTGTAAACGTGATCTCATATGATGCAAATTGGTCCCAGTATATATCATTGACAGCTGCAGTATCAGTATTATCCCAACTCTGTATTAAACCGACAGCATAGGCGTCAGGTGAGCCGTCTGGGGTGACGTATGTGCCTACGGGAGATAAATCTTGAGATCCCCAAAGTGGGGGTGCCTGGCTTGTATTATCTACGGCTCCAGTGCTATCATAAACAGCACCATCTGCTAAGTAATCACCGGTTTTGATTATATACGAAAACGCGTAAACGTTGCTTGCCATAAAAGCTGTGCATAATAACAATATAAATAGTCCTAATATTTTTTTCATTACTGTCTCCCTTTCCAAAAAATTTTTTTTCCCAATTAAATCCGATTAGATTCCTGTTGCCAAATTAGAGAATTCTATTCCAATTCAAAAAATAATCGGCCAAACATAAATACTATCTAGTTTTTTCCTTCAACCTCCTTTCTCTTAGTTATGTTAATTGTTTTATCCTTGTTTTTCGCTTAAGTTTAAAGTTGTTTATGCAATGATAATACCATTTTTTTTATTTAACAAAAAATTAAAAGTTTTTGTTATTTTTTATCTAAAAACAAAATAATTAAAACAAGTTACGGTTTTAGTGAATTTTTAAAAAATAGAATCTAACTCCCTC comes from uncultured Desulfobacter sp. and encodes:
- a CDS encoding PEP-CTERM sorting domain-containing protein; translated protein: MKKILGLFILLLCTAFMASNVYAFSYIIKTGDYLADGAVYDSTGAVDNTSQAPPLWGSQDLSPVGTYVTPDGSPDAYAVGLIQSWDNTDTAAVNDIYWDQFASYEITFTVTGADDVLWNPGAIGGAGEFTAELYSVNTLLNIYADPTPDYDYLGGGADGGDSVLLLSLAGHDLLGTDANGTTFVYDLKSTYETSTNTYDGDVLFDVTGGLWAAYYDTNQMSDGADMELSYELSDNLDPLNPMEWDLSGNASGIGQAIPEPTTMVLFGIGLLGMAGIGRRKNS